One region of Choristoneura fumiferana chromosome 3, NRCan_CFum_1, whole genome shotgun sequence genomic DNA includes:
- the LOC141426824 gene encoding TATA box-binding protein-like 1 isoform X2 encodes MATLIQENGIKELSKGTHSIANHMVPDHEYCEPKPEPAAPAECAAPADDEDTPEIDIMINNVVCSFSVKCHLNLRQIALNGVNVEFRRENGMVTMKLRRPYTTASIWSSGRITCTGATSEEQARVAARRYARALQKLGFQVRFQNFRVVNVLGTCRMPFGIRITAFSNKYREADYEPELHPGVTYKLYNPKATLKIFSTGGVTITARSVCDVQSAVERIFPLVYEFRKMRTPEDEELFRQKRAAAAEAAGAGAAAAAGAPVTQSDDEGGDACE; translated from the exons ATGGCTACGCTGATACAAGAGAATGGTATTAAGGAGCTCAGCAAAGGCACCCACAGCATCGCTAACCACATGGTGCCCGACCATGAGTATTGCGAGCCCAAGCCCGAGCCGGCTGCGCCCGCCGAGTGCGCAGCGCCGGCCGACGACGAAGACACCCCCGAAATTGATATCATGATAAACAATGTTGTGTGTAGTTTTAGTGTTAAGTGTCACCTGAACCTGAGACAGATAGCTCTGAATGGTGTTAATGTAGAGTTTCGTCGCGAGAACGGCATGGTGACCATGAAGCTGCGGCGGCCCTACACCACGGCGTCGATCTGGTCGTCGGGCCGCATCACGTGCACCGGCGCCACCAGCGAGGAGCAGGCCCGCGTGGCCGCGCGACGCTACGCCCGCGCCCTGCAGAAGCTGGGCTTCCAAGTCCGCTTCCAGAACTTTCGTGTAGTTAATGTATTAGGAACGTGCAGAATGCCCTTTGGAATACGTATAACAGCATTCTCCAACAAATATAGAGAAGCAGA ctaTGAACCAGAGCTCCACCCAGGCGTAACATATAAATTATACAATCCTAAGGCAactctaaaaatattttccacTGGAGGTGTTACAATTACAG CTCGCAGCGTGTGCGACGTGCAGTCCGCCGTAGAGCGCATCTTCCCGCTGGTGTACGAGTTCCGCAAAATGCGCACACCCGAAGACGAGGAGCTGTTCCGGCAGAAGCGCGCGGCTGCGGCGGAGGCGGCGGGTGCGGGCGCGGctgcggcggcgggcgcgcccGTCACGCAGTCCGACGACGAGGGCGGCGACGCCTGCGAATGA
- the LOC141426824 gene encoding TATA box-binding protein-like 1 isoform X1, with the protein MVAGYYFIVRFQAVVAMATLIQENGIKELSKGTHSIANHMVPDHEYCEPKPEPAAPAECAAPADDEDTPEIDIMINNVVCSFSVKCHLNLRQIALNGVNVEFRRENGMVTMKLRRPYTTASIWSSGRITCTGATSEEQARVAARRYARALQKLGFQVRFQNFRVVNVLGTCRMPFGIRITAFSNKYREADYEPELHPGVTYKLYNPKATLKIFSTGGVTITARSVCDVQSAVERIFPLVYEFRKMRTPEDEELFRQKRAAAAEAAGAGAAAAAGAPVTQSDDEGGDACE; encoded by the exons ATGGTCGCAGGATATTACTTTATTGTGAGATTT caAGCTGTGGTGGCCATGGCTACGCTGATACAAGAGAATGGTATTAAGGAGCTCAGCAAAGGCACCCACAGCATCGCTAACCACATGGTGCCCGACCATGAGTATTGCGAGCCCAAGCCCGAGCCGGCTGCGCCCGCCGAGTGCGCAGCGCCGGCCGACGACGAAGACACCCCCGAAATTGATATCATGATAAACAATGTTGTGTGTAGTTTTAGTGTTAAGTGTCACCTGAACCTGAGACAGATAGCTCTGAATGGTGTTAATGTAGAGTTTCGTCGCGAGAACGGCATGGTGACCATGAAGCTGCGGCGGCCCTACACCACGGCGTCGATCTGGTCGTCGGGCCGCATCACGTGCACCGGCGCCACCAGCGAGGAGCAGGCCCGCGTGGCCGCGCGACGCTACGCCCGCGCCCTGCAGAAGCTGGGCTTCCAAGTCCGCTTCCAGAACTTTCGTGTAGTTAATGTATTAGGAACGTGCAGAATGCCCTTTGGAATACGTATAACAGCATTCTCCAACAAATATAGAGAAGCAGA ctaTGAACCAGAGCTCCACCCAGGCGTAACATATAAATTATACAATCCTAAGGCAactctaaaaatattttccacTGGAGGTGTTACAATTACAG CTCGCAGCGTGTGCGACGTGCAGTCCGCCGTAGAGCGCATCTTCCCGCTGGTGTACGAGTTCCGCAAAATGCGCACACCCGAAGACGAGGAGCTGTTCCGGCAGAAGCGCGCGGCTGCGGCGGAGGCGGCGGGTGCGGGCGCGGctgcggcggcgggcgcgcccGTCACGCAGTCCGACGACGAGGGCGGCGACGCCTGCGAATGA